A single window of Neisseria sp. KEM232 DNA harbors:
- the hpf gene encoding ribosome hibernation-promoting factor, HPF/YfiA family, with amino-acid sequence MNLKITGLNFDVTEAVKQHVALKLDRIARHAGNLISVAVTLSVDKLDNKAEADAHLSGKTLHVETAGQENMYAAIDSMMDKLDRALIKHKEKSQNVRGAPKPAAETEAGNDDEADSAAQA; translated from the coding sequence ATGAACTTGAAAATCACCGGTTTGAATTTCGATGTAACGGAAGCCGTCAAACAACACGTCGCGCTCAAACTCGACCGCATCGCCCGCCACGCCGGCAACCTGATTTCCGTCGCCGTCACCCTTTCCGTGGACAAACTCGACAACAAAGCCGAAGCCGACGCCCACCTGTCGGGCAAAACCCTGCACGTCGAAACCGCCGGACAGGAAAACATGTATGCCGCCATCGACTCGATGATGGACAAACTCGACAGAGCCCTCATCAAACACAAAGAGAAAAGCCAAAACGTGCGCGGCGCACCCAAGCCCGCAGCCGAAACCGAAGCGGGCAACGACGACGAAGCCGACAGCGCGGCACAAGCCTGA